The genomic DNA GTTCTGtggcagagataaaaaaaaaagataccacACAAAAGTATGATCAACAGAACAACTCCAAACTCCCTTTAAAAAGCAGAggataaaataaacatcaacaaagtAACAATAATCCCACTGCAGCCTGACATAGCACAAACCTACTTGTGTAAACACAAATATAGGTTGAACTTTCCAAATTGTCTGATGTTTTCATAAATGATTTACTCTGCTAGCAGCATGCATTCTTGCATTTgcttattttatattcaaaacACCCACAAATTCAGAAACCTAATTTTGTTTacaaaaggaagaaagagactTCCAGCAGTAGAGGGTCCTTTACTTATCTGGCATTGTACTCATAAATAGACTCATGTACTTTAACTCATTTTAGTGATTAGGGGTAAACTTTTAGCTTCTAAAAATCAAAgggatcttttttctttttccatcaaACTAAATAGTTATCCAGATTTAGGACACTGCATATGAACTGAGTAGAAACTGTCAAATGAAAGCCTGCTGGGAGGCACAAATCTTTAAACCACCAGTGTAGAACTGAAATGTGCTCTTTCTCCACCagattcaatgtttttttctctcttttttaactgTCTCTGTAGGCCTGTTTTCAAAGATGCATCAGGAACTTTGGACAAAAGCACTCGCTTTTCTGCTCTCTACAGGCAGGACAGCAGCAAGCTGTCAGACGAGGACATGTTCAAACTGCTCACCGACTTCAGAAAGTACGcttattttctcctttcttcAACATATCAGTCTCACTTGTTTCAATTTGTTCTTTAaatctctgtttctttgtcttgttttttcaaCAGGCCAGAGAAAATGGCCAAACTGCCAGTGCTCTTAGGAAACTTAGATGTAACAATTGACAGTGTGGCCCCGGATGTAACCAGTAAACCCtctaaatatttacaaaatcaCTATTCATGTCAATTTTATGATTATCAGACCTTGAACTCCCCTCTTGTCCTGTCTGCAGATTGTGTGACTTCATCTTACATCCCTGTAAGGAACTTTGAAGGCAACGGACCTGGCAGTGCTCATCTGGAGGTGGAGGAGTTTGTCCCCTGCATCGCTAAATGCTCCCAACCATTCACCATCTATAAAAACCATCTCTATGTTTACCCAAAACACCTCAAATATGACGGACAGAAATCCTTTGCTAAGGTACAAACACCTTGAATGCCAAGCAGTACTTTTGTAACAATCTCTTGAAGAAGTGAAAATAGGGGATTATAGATGTGATAAACTGTTAGTATTGATCTTTTATGTAACATAATATGATCCTAACATGGAAGTGATGCTTTTGTTTGGCTAGCATTCTCTTATCGTCATCATTTTGTGTTCCTGTTGGGTTTAAAAGACAACTGGCAGCCGCCTCAGGCTCGTTCAGCCAAGCAGCAGAGCTGGATAGAATTATCCTTACGCAGAGCACCAGCTTCTGATTAATACATTaatacttttcttttcactAGGTCAGCTCCATGTAGGAAACCAACCTGCAtttctccatccatctgtctctctgccctcttgttttaaatgataGCAGCAATTTGTTGCCTGAAATAGCTTCCCTCTCTTTATTGAAAGTAATGCTCTGTTACGAGCGCAGAGAGGCACAGTGGACAAATTGGCAGAAATTGGTTCCAGGCCAAATGGGATATCTTTGAGATTGTTCATGCTCTTTTaatctgtctgttttgtaacttttctctttgcttttcagGCGAGGAATATTTCTGTTTGCATTGAATTCAAGGATTCTGATGAGGATGACGCCCCGCCATTAAAggtacatttgaatatttttcagctttttgcaCACTGACCTCTCAGAAAGAACACTAGTATCTAGAAGTATCAAAAAAGATGTGATACATTGTAACTTTAAAAGGTAAAACAACAGCGATATACATATCTTCAGAGTTGAATTCCTTAGGGACTCAATAAGATTGTTCTTTATTTAGGCTTTTATTTCTAAATCACTGTTTAGTTTATGCTTTAAAAACGGTTATTCATATTCATTCTGATGTTTGATTACCTCCTCCCTTTGAATCCACTGCAGTGCATCTATGGTCGGCCAGGAGGTCCTCTATTCACTAAGCAGGCATATGCAGCTGTTCTGCACCACCAGCAAAACCCTGAGTTCTATGATGAGGTATTAAAATGCTCAATCTACCCATGATTAGCttgatttaaatgatgtttgattGTAATTTGCTTATTCATTGCTTAAACTAGGAGTGAGAGCAACAACATAAGCTACAAGTCCAAAAGTTAtatatgtattgttttattttaagcagtgtgtgttaaagtgagGAGTTACCTCTCACCTCTATTCATGTCTATTGAGAACATTTCAACCCTACATGAATTCTCACTGGAAATCAACCACAGACAATTTTTACTAGAACAAAGCTCCCTCTGCATTAGAGAACCAACCCTgatcctctgtgttttctctcctttaGATAAAGATAGAGCTGCCAACTCAGCTGCATGAAAAGCATCACCTTCTGTTCACCTTCTATCACGTTAGCTGTGACAGCAACAGCAAGAAGAAAGACCTTGTGGAAACTCCTGGTAGGCTGCAGATTTCAGTTCCCACCTCTGAATATAACCAACAGATATTTTAAACatctgcaaaaaacaaacaaagaatgtATGTAAACAACTGCTGCACATAAATGGGAGAAGCATTATGATACATGCATACTTCCTGACTTTAGCTTTTATGATGCTTCCCTGTAAGTGGAAACTTTTGAAATGCTAATCTTAaagctcctgctgcagctcaaGTACTATCACTATTTAACTAACATGTGACTGTACCTGTTCTTCACCCACAGTGGGTTCAGCCTGGCAGCCTCTGCTCAGGGACGGCAGAGTCATCATGAATGAACAGCTGCTGCCTGTCGCTGCAAATCTGCCTGCCGGGTACCTGAGCTCACAGGATGGAGTcaacaaggtaaaaaaaaaagaggaatactATTAGAGAGTTTAAGCTGAACATACAAACATTAAATGCTTCAGGAGGGCTTTGAACTTATTCTAGGATTATTTTTAATTGCAGTGTCTTCTTTTTGTTAAGGGCAAGTCATGTACTTCTGCAATTTTTTGTTAAGGTGAAGGATGTCATTTCTTCGGAACTAAAATATTTTCTGGTTAAAAGTATCTCCCTGTGATGACCTCAACGCTTTCCAATTTATAAGATAGGATTTATCACATTTCAGATGCTGATCTGATATGGAAATGACAATGATCATCTTGTTATTTTGTGATTGGATTGGGACCTTGTTAAAGCTTGCACATGAATTGCCTGTGAAATTTGATCATGGTTCAATCTAATGCATTAAAATATCAGTGGCATCTCACTTTTTTAAGACCCCTCAGTGCTGGTTTGTGGTGCTGGGATAATGGGTTTAGTGCAAATTTAATTAAAGCTGCAGAATGTATACCAAAGTAGCTCAACAGATAAGCTTTAGGGTTTAATGCTTATGCTGATTTAAAATTAAACTTACTGTGTTAGCAGTTTTTAACACAGCTTCATTTATAAACAGCTGTATTCTATTTATcttgcagcacactgcagacATATGGCTAAACAGCTTGCCTTGTTATTTTAGGAAAAACTATCGCTGATTAGTTGACTATATCAGGTtatctgcattgtttttttaaatgtgctctaatAATCAACACAGTGCAGCTTTACTCAGTGTTAAGTGCTGTCATTGTTGCTTTCATGTCATTGCAGCACTCAGGCTCTGAAATCAAATGGGTCGATGGAGGAAAACCATTGTTCAAACTCTCAACTCATCTTGTTTCTACAGTTTACTCTCAGGTATTTACACAGAGTACTTCTAATTATACAAATTTTATCACCTCACTTTTGTCCTtggatgaaaaacaacaacctaaaTTCTCTTTTAAGAatgtaaataaactgaaaattGTGTATTCCTTCCTCAGGATCAGCACTTGCACAACTTCTTCCACCACTGTCAAAGCATGGAGATGTCAGAACAAGCTTTAGAGGGGGAGCTGGTTAAATACCTGAAGGTATCGTaatctttgtttattaaaaaaacacaacccttTCTTCATGCCCGATCAAATACAaccatcaatctttatttgtatagcgtcaactccaTGTGATCTAGCATTGAAGAGAAAATGACAAGCCACAGTTTACATTCcttcaatatttgttttattttcctactTCCTCCCTTTCCTTCCCAGAGTCTGCATGCGATGGAAGGTCATGTTATGGTCAACTTTCTGCCCACCGTCCTCAACCAGCTCTTCTGCGTCCTAACCAGAGCTACACATGAGGACGTGGCTGTCAACGTGACAAGGCatgccaaaacacacacatgggaaATACCTGTTTACAGCAGCAGAAAGATATGCCTTACAGCAATATATTTAGTCTCTTTAGCAAACTCCTCCATagaaaaatataacaacaatgCTTTCATCTGGTTCTCGCTCGAAAGCACATTCCCCTGTTTCTCTGAAATAGCCTGAATCCTTCTTCTCATTAGACACTCACCTTTGGTTTTCACACTCCGTCTATATGTTTCATATCACAGTAGGGTGTGTGACTGGTCTTTGAAGTTCTGTTGGAAGTGTGTAAATGAGGACTCTTTGCCTGAATGATTCAAAGTAGTTCCTTCTACTGTGACTCTTTTAATTCCTGATATTCTCAtgctctatctctttctcttcagGGTGATGGTTCACATTGTAGCACAGTGCCATGAAGAAGGGCTTGAACATTACTTGAGATCTTATGTCAAGGTGTAGTTTTTTTCTCACTATATTCACGCTGATATTATGGAGACAATATGTTTATACTATGAAAACGAATGAACTGATTTCGTGTGTTCCCATCTACTCAGTTTGTGTTTAAGCCAGAGCCTCATTCGTCCCCCAATGTGAGAACAGTTCACGAGGAGCTGGCTAAAGCCATGACTGCCATTCTCAAGCCATCCACAGACTTCCTGACGAGTAATAAGCTGCTAAAGGTAACCTATGTATTCCAGATTAAATCAAATTGTGACTATTTAAATGACTACCTTTGCACTgactctgtttttatgttgcagTACTCATGGTTCTTTTTTGAAGCATTGGTAAAATCCATGGCTCAGTATCTCATAGAGAGCGGGAAGGTCAAGGTAGGTCCTGTGttagtcttttatttattttgttaagcCCCTTCCTCAACGCCTAAATCACTTCACTCAACTCTTTTTATTTCTCGTCAATCAAGCTCTCCAGAAACCAGCGCTTTTCTGCATCATTCTATCATGCAGTGGAGACTCTGGTGAATATGCTGATGCCACACATCACCCAGAAATACAAGGACAACCTGGATGCAGCTCGCAATGCTAACCACAGCCTGGCAGTTTTTATTAAGGTTGGCACTCCTCCCAATGCCTGCAATCCTGAATGTCCTTTAATATGTAGATGAGTTTGTAAAAATACCTGTTAGTTTAGGGTATACATGAGAAGTTACTCTCACTGCAGATTTGAAtgattaaaaagatttaaaacaataacCTTATGTTTCTCACCTTTTCACATGCAGCGCTGCTTCACCTTTATGGATAGAGGCTTCGTATTCAAACAGATCAACAACTACATGAACTGCTTCGTACCTGGAGACCCTAAGGTTAATAGACTCCTGCGCTttcatgtttattgtttaagtCTAAATAATTAAACATGAACTAAAAGATCACTTTATCTTGCATTCTTTCCAGACTTTGTATGAGTTCAAGTTTGAGTTCCTGAAGGTTGTTTGCAACCATGAGCACTTCGTCCCTCTTAATCTGCCCATGCCCTTTGGAAAGGGCAGAATTCAAAGGTTCCAGGGTAAAGAAATAACAGAAGCACGCTGAACGTCACTTTTATCAAAGCGCATTGCAGATTATGCACaacttgttgtttcttttgattGATGCCTCCTACAGATCTTCAGCTGGACTATTCCCTCACGGACGACTTCTGTAGAAACCACTTCCTGGTGGGGCTCCTGCtgagggaggtggggggggcTCTTCAGGAGTACAGAGAGATCCGTCAGATCGCAGTCCAGGTGCTGAAGGGGCTGAtgatcaaacacacatttgacGATCGCTATGCTGCGAAAGTGAGTTCTCCAGCTCAGCTTTTTTCAACAAAACCCATTTTACTGTGGTGTAGCTGTGAAGGAACTTTGCCTGCTAAACACcttatttctttatatttcttcctgattattttttacaatttgaTTTTGTATGACTTATGACAGCATAATGTGTATTTCCAGAGCCAGCAGGCCAGACTTGCCACCCTCTACCTTCCTCTTTTTGGCCTGCTCCAGGAAAATGTCTACAGACTTGACATCAAGGAGTCAGCCCCACTAAACAACCACAATGTAAgcctgacacctagtggttggAAACTGAATAGCAGCTCATTTCTCTTATCCCTACCAAGACCTGCTGTCACTTCAAAAGATTAAGTAGAGGGGTTAATGTCTTGAAGTATTGCCCTCTTGAATAATTTAAggcaatgtttgttttttctctatttAAAGCCTGGCTTTTACTGTGACCACTCTCTTTCCCAGAATGCCCGGGACGACTCTCTGGTGCCAAACTCCATGGTGACTCCTCAGAAACCTGGCAGCTGCATAGAAAATGCCCTCCACAAAGATGTGTTCGGGGTCATCTCTGGAACAGGTAAATACTCCCTACACTATCTTACGGTCGTTTGGAGCACAGTCAAAGCTCATGCGGCAGGAATATTCTTTTAAATCCTCTTAATGAGGAAAATGTCCGTTGTAATGAGCAAATGTATATTCTCATCTGCaagcaaacattcacactgtAGATATATCCAATCGTATTGTATGCATTAAACTGAGTGTTTAATGCTTGATTTATGCAGCCTCCCCTCACAGCTCCACTCCCAACATCAGCTCGGTTCACCACGCAGATTCCAGAGGTTCCCTGGTTTCTACGGACTCTGGAAACAGCCTGCTGGACAAGAGCAGTGAAAAAACCAACTCCCTGGAAAAGGTACATAAATACCTGAATGAGAAAGGGCAAGaatacttaaaggagcaatctgtaactctgacaGGTGGCGTTTAGAATTGGTAATGTCTTCTCCCCCCTAAAGTGGATGTGCACgcacacagaagcttcagtgttttgtcagctctgcatcggtcttgaaacctttctgcactcaattttcaaaagcatctccaatatttattaTAGTTTGATCAAATTGCTGGTCGTGGAGCTTATCAGTTAAATGCTGAGGCGTTTAAGTTCAGGTAGAATCATTtgtatctgaaccagtttgcttgcttATTTCCATCGCTGCAAAATATGTTGGTTTTTCCGtctgggggtgccttaaaacggCATACCttctcaaacaaaaacagaccatttcGGATCtgaatcaaaacttaaaaagaggacatactggctgctgcatggttgtcagagaagccagcactttaccatagcatgtttccttaatgtctgatgatataataaggtaattttatgttttaattcagtaaatatcttacatattgtcCTTGAAAGCCAAACATGAAATGAACAGAAATGAATACTAATACCTCTATACACTTAAGATATCTAACATACCCGTTTATCCCTTTGTGGTTTAATTGCTAACCAAAAGGATAACATATGTGTTTCTACAAGTACACATGGCACACATGACCTTAAACGCCAGAGGTCATGAATCAGGAAAAAATCTCTATTGAAAGGATGCCAATACAAACGAAACACTAAGGTTAAGGTTAAAGGTTTGCACAGCAACAACCCACATTTCATCCTAACAAAATGATCTGCACTCTTGGACATccacactccctcccgcccccTCCTTCAGACCTCCAACACCCCGTCCCCCTGCTTTGCAACCTGTAAATCCTACCCCAAGGAGCGCTTCTCCAGGAGGCACTCCGTCAACGTGCCCCCTCTCCCCCTGGACCCCGAGGACAGAGTCCAACCTCTTAACCGCGCCACAAAGCGTGTCACCATGgacttctctctcctctctgtgcccGTGCCTCTGCAAAATGAGAGTGATAATGACGAATCAGCTGCAGGCCTGAGGATGGAGGGAAATCAGGAGGAAAACATACCCATACAAGTattctgtgtgacctgtgtgacCTCTACAGCAGAGACTTTTGGTTGCATTTGTACAGAGTCCAGCAAATGTCTTCAGTAAACAAGATTCTTTTGGTgcctttaagattaaaaaatagTCTGTGGTTTGCAGACATCTGTAGAAAATCCTCCTAAAGTTTCCTCCCAACATTCTTCTCCTCTGCGTGTCCCACTTTagggagtgtgtttgtttttcccaaGGCAGAATTTGAGCTGACCTCACAGACTTCTTCATGAATTTCCTCAGATGCTGTAATGCACctctaaatgtgtttcttcAAACCTACATTGATGTTACTATCTCAaagcacagagctgctgcagcaaaTGAGctatttttttcctgctctcgTATAATTTCCACCCTGAAGGAAAAGAAACTTGACATTTCTCAACTCTGAAGTTTGGGGTTGTTCAAGTCTCTATCCCTTTCAAGTGTACATTTTGCTGGAACTCTGCCGTCATTGCCCTCTAACTAAAACTTTTACCCTGTCATTTGTTGTCTGTCTATCACATCAGAACCAGTGTGCATCCGCTCTGGGCAGCTCTTTGCTGCGTTGTGACAAACTGGACCGCGATGAGATCAAAAACCTGCTCATGGGCTTTCTGCATATCCTCAAGAGCATGTCAGAGGGTAGGATAGTCAGACATTGTGCTTGATTTAAACAATTTTATATGAAAAACTGGTCCTAACTGATAATTTCTCCcaattttctttctgtttcatcaTGTCAGAGGCCCTGTTTGCATACTGGAATAAAGCAGCCCCCTCAGACTTAATGGACTTCTTTACATTAATAGAGTGAGTACAGAAGTGGCAGACTGTTTTATAATAATTATCTGAGCAGTTTAGATTGAGACTTGAGCCAATCactgttctttgttttatccTACCACAACACTGAAATCCCTAATTAGTTTGCAAATGAACAATattacagaaaaacagaaagaaaatagtCCCCAAGcctgacacacatacactttaAAGAAAGTGTTCTGAAATTAAATCTATTTTCATGTACATGGAGCTGGAGCTATAGGAGTtcattagcttagcttatctTAAGACGTAAAGCAGAGGACAACAGCCAGCCTAGCTCCGTCCAAAGATTGAAAAATACACCTATCACCACCTTTGGAGCTCATGGTCAAAAAGTAAAATGACAAGAATTGTTTTTCTATAAGGAGTTCTTGCAACTGCAGCAACTCATTCATTTTACAcctgtaaatatgaacacatataaacacaagaGATTGCACTCAGGATAATTAGACAATTGACAGTTTGCTGAGGTCTTGTTTACTTTCTTTAGCAAGATTAATTATACGTATCTATATCATGTCTGTGTATATATTCATGTGACAAGTAAGTGGAATATGCTGTAAAGGTAACATACAGTAAGCTTGCTTTCTGAGCTTTATCTTCTTTGTTTATTcatacagaaagagaaatgagaaaGTATTACTTTAAAATTTGTTGTTTGGTGCGTCTCTCACTActaaacaataaacacagcaaCTAGTTCAGCTGTTTACTTCAGCCTATTTGGCTGCTGACTCCAGAAGTATCTTGATTGTTAATGCACAGAGTGGTATTGATCTTTTCTTCCAACCCTTGGAAGCAAATGAAGGCTAATATAACTGAACTGGTATCAAGCGTTTAAATAGATCATGAGTATAAagtagaaatacacacaaaattCAACATGGAtcatattttattctatttagGGGACAAAAACTGTCTGCCTCTTGATACAGAATTTGAGAAATGGTGCAAAAATAGGCCAAATAATctatacatttcatttaaatataaattattgtGCTAAATGAAGTCAACACAGCCTGATAGAAAGTGTCATTAATAAATAACACTTTATCATTGATAGAACTTGTTTTAATGTACGAgtatgaatgaattcatgaattcAAAGACCTGAGTGTTGTACTGATATCTGACCGAGCttctcttcttgtgtttgtcCTGCAGAGTCTGCCTCCATCAGTTTAAATACATGGGGAAGAGATTCATCGTCAGGTAAAGAGTTCAATTAAGCCACTTATGTTGTTTTGACTTAATAAACTGATTCTTAAACTGGATGGTTTTGGTCATCACCTCTGCTATAATATGACTCACAGCCTTGCACAGACTTACAAACACAAATCTTTTACTGACTCTTTTAATCCCTTGCTTCTGGTTTGTTCTCTCGTGCTGGAGAGTTGTTTTGTGGTAAATATCGCGGCCCCCTGGCCCCTCCTGCATGGGTAAGAAATGGCTGTCTTTTTGTCTGACTGTGCTTCATTAAATGCATGTTGCtgccttttttaaactttaaaaacacattatgttATTTTCTATTGTCTCTATTGCTGCTAAGACATTTTCTAATTTGATCTGTGTACACCTGATCCTTTAATGCATCTCTACATATTGATTCTTCTATCTTGTGTCTATATCTTAGCGTAATGGTCTTTCTCTTCTCCAAACAGGAGCCAGGAGGTTGTCGGGCCTGTAGCTTCTGACAGGAAATCTCTGACCCTGCCTGTGTCTCGTAACAGGGCGGGGATCCTGCACGCTCGCCTGCAGCAGCTGGGAACTCTGGAAAACGCTCACACCTTCAACAACAGTAAGCCTTCCTCACCTGTCCTGAGTTCCATAGGGAAAAACATCAAACTAGTGCTTCTAAGGGTCATAACtcagtcaaaaacacacattatttgATAACATAAAGACTGGGATAGCAGGAGTTACACCTACCTTCTGTATAGAACCTGTCCACTTTCTGCACAAATCAgaacaaatgtttcatatttttgtcaaataaaaagactCAAATGAAAAACTTGTGTTTTACACCTCTgttaaaaagttgaatattacTTGCAAATGTGCCTATAATAAGTATTTGATGTCTTCTACTGACCTCTATGAGCAGAAAATGAGTACTGCAAAAATGATAGCGCTTATCTCTTTCCATAAAAAGAATTATAGGAGAATAATTATAAATGTATGTACTCTGCAAGTTATTGCTCCAATAAAGTGATATCTGCTGCATTGACCTTGTGCTTTCTGTACAGTGTACTCTCATACAGACGCAGACGTGAGCAGCCAGTGTCTGCTGGAGGCCAATGTCTCTACAGAGGTCTGTCTGACTGTGCTGGACACACTCAGCATCTTTATCATGGGGTTCAAGGTATACAACTGATacattatttgatgtttttcttccaaCACACAACTTATTGGTTGGTTCTTAAATTCTGTTTTCAATGTGTCCTTAGACGCAGCTGAATTCAGATCTGGGTCACAACCCCCTGATGAAGAAAGTTTTCCAGGTGCATCTGTGCTTCCTGCAGATCCCTCAGTCAGAGGCCGCCCTCAAACAGGTCTTCACCTCACTCAGGACATTCATCTACAAGGTGAAAGAGGATATGATAAATCtattgtattatgtttttaaatcattattcccttgaaatatctttaaaaacttCCATTGGTCATGCATCAattcttctctttcaccagtTCCCCTGCACCTTCTTTGATGGCCGGGCCGACATGTGTGCCTCTCTTTGTTATGAAATCCTCAAGTGCTGTAACTCCAAGCTAAGCTCAATCCGTAGTGATGCAGCACATCTTCTTTATTTCCTCATGAAAAGCAACTTTGACTACACCGGACGAAGGTCTTTCGTACGAACACACCTGCAGGTACGTgtatttaagtcttttttttttttttaactgtttgctCACATGGCCGATCTGATCTGATGTGATCAAGTATGCTAACCATATTcttatgttgtctttgtttgttcctCCTGTCTATACACTCAGGTGGTGATTGCTGTCAGTCAGCTGATTGCTGATGTCATCGGCATCGGGGGTACCCGTTTCCAGCAGTCTCTCTCCATCATTAACAACTGTGCCAACAGTGACAAATCCATAAAGGTGAGGGGGATTCAGCCTCACAGTTATGTAAAACAcccctgatttaaaaaaataataatttccaATTCCCTTTTtaatcacacacaaactgttgtcatggtgacagtATTCACCCAGTTTGAAGTCAGACTCTTAGTATTTTTGTCTCATCATTTCTATGTTAAACCTTTCCATAAAGGATCATTCTTTCTCTTGCACTCTGCCAGCATACAGCATTTCCATCAGATGTAAAGGACCTAACGAAGCGCATCAGGACGGTGCTGATGGCCACGGAGCAGATGAAGGAGCACGAAAATGATCCGGAGATGTTGGTAGACCTTCAGTACAGCTTGGCCAAATCCTACAC from Labrus mixtus chromosome 24, fLabMix1.1, whole genome shotgun sequence includes the following:
- the dock9b gene encoding dedicator of cytokinesis protein 9 isoform X1; this encodes MQGRAGKAPKREMVIESPQQYKSLAEIEAEVEAVSQVAAVKPKVIEPLDYENVVLQRKTQIISDVLRDMLQFPTDDFQISTLRRQGRTLFSTVPETAEKEAQSLFVQECIKTYKSDWHVVNYKYEEYSGDFRQLPNKVLRPEKLAAHLFEVDEDVEKDEDTASLGSQKGGVSKHGWLYKGNMNSAISVTMRSFKRRYFHLAQLGDGSYNLNFYKDENTSKEPKGTIFLDSCMGVVQNSKVRRFAFELKMQDKSTFLLAADSEAEMEEWIGTLNKILHSSFEQAMQEKRNGDLHDDEELGKTDISSGSFQDCFQTARDIESKMRSEARLKLFTLDPDTQKLDFSGIEPDVRQFEEKFGKRVLVNCQDLSFNLQGCVADNEEGPTTNVEPFYVVLSLFDVQNSRKISADFHVDLNHPLVRQMTSGSRSGQDLHINGSGDGPLAAQRQASGLPEGALQYPKQGVFSVTCPHPDIFLVARIEKVLQGGITHCTEPYMKSSDSTKMAQKVLKNAKTACSRLGQYRMPFAWAARPVFKDASGTLDKSTRFSALYRQDSSKLSDEDMFKLLTDFRKPEKMAKLPVLLGNLDVTIDSVAPDVTNCVTSSYIPVRNFEGNGPGSAHLEVEEFVPCIAKCSQPFTIYKNHLYVYPKHLKYDGQKSFAKARNISVCIEFKDSDEDDAPPLKCIYGRPGGPLFTKQAYAAVLHHQQNPEFYDEIKIELPTQLHEKHHLLFTFYHVSCDSNSKKKDLVETPVGSAWQPLLRDGRVIMNEQLLPVAANLPAGYLSSQDGVNKHSGSEIKWVDGGKPLFKLSTHLVSTVYSQDQHLHNFFHHCQSMEMSEQALEGELVKYLKSLHAMEGHVMVNFLPTVLNQLFCVLTRATHEDVAVNVTRVMVHIVAQCHEEGLEHYLRSYVKFVFKPEPHSSPNVRTVHEELAKAMTAILKPSTDFLTSNKLLKYSWFFFEALVKSMAQYLIESGKVKLSRNQRFSASFYHAVETLVNMLMPHITQKYKDNLDAARNANHSLAVFIKRCFTFMDRGFVFKQINNYMNCFVPGDPKTLYEFKFEFLKVVCNHEHFVPLNLPMPFGKGRIQRFQDLQLDYSLTDDFCRNHFLVGLLLREVGGALQEYREIRQIAVQVLKGLMIKHTFDDRYAAKSQQARLATLYLPLFGLLQENVYRLDIKESAPLNNHNNARDDSLVPNSMVTPQKPGSCIENALHKDVFGVISGTASPHSSTPNISSVHHADSRGSLVSTDSGNSLLDKSSEKTNSLEKNQCASALGSSLLRCDKLDRDEIKNLLMGFLHILKSMSEEALFAYWNKAAPSDLMDFFTLIEVCLHQFKYMGKRFIVRSQEVVGPVASDRKSLTLPVSRNRAGILHARLQQLGTLENAHTFNNMYSHTDADVSSQCLLEANVSTEVCLTVLDTLSIFIMGFKTQLNSDLGHNPLMKKVFQVHLCFLQIPQSEAALKQVFTSLRTFIYKFPCTFFDGRADMCASLCYEILKCCNSKLSSIRSDAAHLLYFLMKSNFDYTGRRSFVRTHLQVVIAVSQLIADVIGIGGTRFQQSLSIINNCANSDKSIKHTAFPSDVKDLTKRIRTVLMATEQMKEHENDPEMLVDLQYSLAKSYTSTPELRKTWLDSMARIHNKNGDLSEAVMCYVHVAALVAEYLWRKGMFRQGCSAFRVTTPNIDEEAAMMEDVGMQDVHFNEEVLMELLEECADGLWKAERYELIADVYRLIIPIYEQRRDFEKLTHLYDTLHRAYTKVMEVMHTGKRLLGTYFRVAFFGQGFFEDEDGKEYIYKEPKFTPLSEISQRLLKLYSDKFGQENVKIIQDSGRVNPKDLDSKYAYIQVTHVTPYHDDKELEDRKTDFEKSHNIRRFVFETPFTVSGKKQGGVEEQCKRRTILTTTHCFPYVKKRIAVMYQHQTDLSPIEVAIDEMSAKVAELRLLCSASEVDMIRLQLKLQGSISVQVNAGPLAYARAFLDDSSAKKYPDNKVKQLKEVFRQFVDACGQGLGVNERLIKEDQQEYHDEMKASYRDLARELSNIMHEQINPVDDGTRSALSDSMGIFNAISGTPTSANTQGSTTIL